The nucleotide window GATGTCATCAACCAACTACCTCTCCTGGAAATAGCTGGACCTGCAGAGTAGTGACAAGCATCTCCCCTCCAGTACCATCCCATCAGGTTTGTTCTGGCCCAGTTGGTCCAGATGTACTGAGACTCCAGGAGGGCTAAGCCAAGGACAGGGGAACTGACATTCAGGGAGAGGGACAACTAGCTACTCACATCACAATGACCAGGGCCAATGACCAAAACAGTTTCAATTGTGTAGGTCAGGGATGATCTCAGGGGCAGGTGTGTCAGCGAGACAGTGCCAACAGGACTTTCCATACAGCAGGGACTCCTGAGGTTGGAAGGGCAGGAACATTGAGTCTTGTCAAAAGGAAAGGAGGTAGGCTCTGAACTAAAGCGGGCCCTGGGCTGTCTGTATTCAGGGAGGAGGAAACATGGAATATCAGCTGAGGTCTGGCCACTACCTAGCCAGGTCACAGCTGGCTGATCAGCATGGACCACAGGGCAGAGTAGTTCCTGGTAGTGAAATGAAGGAGTGGTTGCTGGGGATGTAGATCGGTTGGTGGGGTGCTTACCTAGtatacacaaggccctgagttcaattcctagcaccacattaaacagacatggtggtgcacacttgctttttggtttctttttttctttttttttttttttttttgtctttgagataaggtctctgtatgtagtcctggctggtatacaactcactatgtaggccagactagccttgaatgcacagtgatccacctgcctctgcctcctgtatgcTGTATACTTGTAACACccggtactcaggaggctgacatAGGACGATCACAATTTGAGGTGATTCTCAACTGCAcggaggtttgaggccagcctgggctgcctgaAACCCTGTCAGAaaggtgaaagagagagagagagacacagagagagacagagacagagacagagagacagagagacacaaatagaaacagagacagaaagacatacAACATGGCTTCCCTCAAGATTTCAGGGCTGGGCATGGGGGACATTGGACATTCATGTTCATCCTTAGTCTGGGAATGCCTCACAACTTTCTTTATGTTGGACAGCCTACTTCTGAACTGGAGTGCTGGAGCCCCAGGCCTGAGCCTTGCCTCCTCCGGGCAGGGTGGGCCCTGGTTTACACTGGCTGGGGAGATCCCACATTACACACACCTCTGCAACTCAGTGCCAGCGATGTTTAGAAGCTCAAAGTGGCCATGCTGGGGTATTTACTTCCTAGGGATTGGCAGATGCTGTAAAGTCACGGCTTCTGTTCCTTCAAAATTTGGTTATTAAGCTTGCTTTGCTATTTGATGCACCTTTTGGAGAGGTGGAGCATCAAATCAGTGAATTCTAATTCCTCCGAATTCTGCGTATAGTCTCCTTGTCACAGGGCCCCATACACCCATCCCTAGTGCCTCCATTGACTCCAGAAAATATGCAAGGTAGAATCTTAGGGAAGGTGGAGAGGGGATGAACTAAGGGGACCAGAGCAGTCCTGCTTGCTTGTATAGCTGTGGAAATAGTGGGATATTGCCTCTGCTTGAGGCAGAGCAGGGCTAACCGACATGTCTTTCTAGGTCCTTGGCCATGGCATGTATGGTGAACCCCAAAAAGGTGAGTAATGTAGGTTTCTATATCCTATAACAGTCTCAGAGTGAGCTACACAACACAAGGGAAAGTCTGAACCACTCTGGAGATTGATTTGTTTATCATGCTGTGACTGGGCACTCATGGTGTGATGTACGAGGCATTAGCACTGGACTACAGAGACTGAGAGAGCTAAAACAAGGCCTCAGTCTAGAGTACTTCATTAAGTTTGTTTTGTggtggttgcttttgtttttgagtatatttattttttgtgtttttgagactgagtctcattATGCaaccctgactgacctggaacttgttatgtcttgctgtgtagaccaggcttgtctcaaactcacaaagatcagcctgttTCTGTCTCAATGATGAGATTAAAGCACCACACTTGgctaaattattttttgtttgctttttaaaaaatatgtttatttttattttgtgtggtgtgagtgttttgcatgtatgcatgtatatgtgtgtgcctggtgctcgcagaagccagaagaaggcattgaatgccctgaacctggagttatggatggttatgagactctatatgggtgctgggaactgaacccagatcctccacaagatcagcaagtgctcttccctgcagagccatctttctGTCCCAGCTTGCTTGTTCTttggtggtttttgttctttgaagCCAATGTTATcaggttttgtctgtttttgtttttgagacaagatctctctccatagtcttggctatcctggaactcactctgtagcccaggctggcctcaaactcacagagatctatctgcctctgtctcctgagtgctgggattagaggtgtgcaccaccatgcctggctaacaGCCAGTGTCTTTTGTGGTCCATGTGCCTTTTATTCCTgaacttcctgcttctacctcccaagtgctgtattataggtgtaccaccatgcccagctacttcATTAAATTATTCTcttaacatttattatttgtgtgctctctctctctctctctctctctctctctctctctctctcctctctctctctgtgtgtgtgtgtgtgtgtgtgtgtgtgtgtgtgtgtgtgtgtacagatgcccTCAGAGGTCACAGGCATCAGATTTCCCTAGAACTACATACAGGTAATTGTGGCTGCCTTATgttggtcctgggaattgaactgtgGTCTCCTGAAGGAACACTTGTACAGTGTATTACTGAAGcagatgggaaaggaggaaggcttTTGTTCTTGAGAGCTGGGGCATAAAGAAGTGGAGACTGACTTAGAAGATGCCCAGGAGTTTGCTTGTTGGCAGGGGAACAGTTTTGTTTTCATCAGGTAGTGAGCATGTGTCAGGCTCCTGTGATGGTGGGAAGAGGGCCCTGAGGGACAGAAGCCAGATCCCTCACGACTCCTGACGCCAGGCCCCAAAGCTGCCTGCGATTTTATAGTCAAGAAGTCTTGAAAGAGCCTTAAATTGAAGAATGACAGGGCCaggctcttgttttcttttctcacttGTCCTCTAGAACTACGTGGACCTAGACATATACAAGAGCTCATACATGGTCGACTATAAGCCCTTCACGAAGCACAAATACTCCAGAGTCACGCCACAAGAGGTATGAGTCCCTGGagttatctttatttattatgttatttttatatgtgtttcacctgatgtatgtgtgtagtacAAAAACTGTGTACGCATACAGTGCccaaagaagtcagaagaaagtgttggatcctctggagccagaattatggatggttgtgagccatcaaggCAGTACTGGTGACTGAACCCTGTTCCTCTGCAAGTGTAGCGACTGTCCTTAATCACTGAACTATTTCTCCAGGCCCATGATCAttatcattatctatctatctatctatctatctatctatctatctatctaggttttttgagacagggtttctctgtgtagctttgcgcctttcctggcactcgctttgtagcccaggctggcctcgaactcacagagattcacctggctctgcctcctgagtgctgggattaaaggtgtgtgccaccaccgcctggcatgattattattttaatgtggaCATTGTGGCTTTTAAAATAGTCAGTGACTGGGGACTTCAATTAGAGcttttgcatgtttgtgtgtgcgtacacatgcatgcacgtgaTATGCCAAAATGTATAGCACATGTAAAACTTGAACTATTATACATTTATAGATTAAATAACACTGacaagagccagcaagatggctcagcggatagaggtgcttgccaccaagcctgagttcaattcccaggacccacatggtagagggagtGAGCTAATTCCCATAGTTGTTTTTTACTTCCTCAtttaccatggcatgtgtgtatatacctcCCTGTACACCATggtgtgtacacgtgcatgtacaacaaataattaaatgcaacaaaaatttaaataacattgaGAAAACCAACAGCAATGTTGGTTCTCTTACAACACATATTCTGAATGCTAGCCTAAGCTCATGTTTTTATAGAATTCCtgtaatttttcttgttgtttattttgaaataaagtctCGCATGGTCTAGCATTgagcttgctatatagccaaggatgcccttgaacttgaatttctgatactcctgcttccacctcttaGGTACTAGGAAGATAGGCATGTGCATCAGGCtgggtttatgtggtgctggggattgaactcagaaccagGCAAGCCCTCTAATCTGCCCAGACCTaggcccttccttctctcctgttcctcctctcctctttcactTTAAAGAGAGAATTACTTGAGCTGGGGAGATTACTCATTTGATAAactacttgctgtacaagcatgaggacctgagtttgagtcatAAAACTCATACAAAAAACCAGGCATAGTaacatgtgcttataatcccagtgctagggaggcagagacaggcagatccctggaactcattggcCATGCAGATGGGCACCAGTGAGAGACCAGTGAGATAAGGTGAATCTAAGAAATAACATATGAAATTGATCTTTGGTCTCCACATGTCCTTGTACAGATGTGCACATGACCACACCCCCCTCCCTGTGTGTTGCTTTCATgagagcacacagacacacagatacacatacacacacacacacacacacacacacacacacacagattaaataaaaataaaatgtactatgTAATGAGGAACAATTTGTATTATGTTggcctgcatacatgtatgtgcactatatGTATGCCTGGTATCCacgaaggccagaggagggcatcagatcttttGGTACTGAAGTTAGTTGGCTTTAAGCTGCCATGttggttctaggaaccaaactgcagtcctttgcaagagcagcaagtgctaataaccaccgagccatctctccagccccattggtATGTAATTTTTGAAAAGTGAATTATTCATACCCATCAGTAGCTTTCATTCTCGCTAAGCATTGTGGGTATCACTCATTTCCTGTGTAGTGCTGGACTATTACACTCTACAAACTCTCCACAGTGTGGGTGTTCCTTCCCTTGGTGGACACTTGAGCTGTTTTCTTCCCAATTGTTTTTGAGGAGAGGAAGCCCATCCTAATGTGCAAGAGTTTCTTATGCCTGGAGTGGGGTTGCTAATTCTCAAGTGTGTGAGCAACACGGTTTCccctaaaagcttctagtttgtACCATTGCTAGTGGTGGCAGCCATGGTGACACTGCTGTCTTGTGCAGCTTGAAACGGTTCGAAAATTCGGTGAGTGCGGAATCATACAGTCCGTGGTCATAATTCTCCTTTTtcagtttttgtcttgtttttcaagacagggcttttctctctgtgtaaccctggctatgcTGGTATTGCCTCgatggctggtctagaactcaagAGTTCTACCTgccttgcctctacctcccaaggctgggattaaaggtgtgtgccaccactgtgcaactttttctgttttaaattttaaattatttatgttcGTATGTGTGTAAGGTACATTTGTGCCAGgatgcccacacacacatactacactaTTGCACAACCAagcacacacagtaaataaaagtgctataaaaagaaatcaagctgggcagtggtggcacatgcctttaatcccagtactcgggaggcagaggcaggtggatctctgtgagtttgaggccaacctggtctacaaagtgagttccaggacaggtgcaaatctacacagagaaaccctctttcaaaaaacaaacaaacaaaaaatcaaaactggCTGGGCTAtggtgcagcacacctttaattccagcacttgggaggcagaggcaggtggatctctgtgagtttgaggccagcctaggctatagagtgagttctagtacaacagccaaggttacacagagaaaccctgtcttgaaaaaccaaataagtaaaaaaaaaaaaaaaaaattatgagtctGGGTCTTTTGCCTATATATATGTCTGtcccacatgcatgtctggtgcccaaacAGGCCACAGGGGTGTCCagtcctctggaattggagttatagatagttgtgggccaccacatgggtgctgggacacAACCTTGGCCCTTTGCAAAAGCAGCCAATGTTCTCAATAttcaagtcatctctccagccctgaacttcccttttttaaaagtcatgtgGCTTTTGTCTGGAGTGCTTTGAGGGACACTGCCTTGGGGACCTTTCTCAGTCTTCCCTTTGTTTCTTTAGCAGGCCAAACTTGATGCTCAGCTCCGAAACAAAGAGTTTTACCGGCCCATGCCCAGCCCCAACCCCAAGTTGGAGGATGGGTACCCTGCCTTCAAAAGACCCTACATGACTGCAAGAGACTTGGGAGTCCCTGGCTTCTTCCCACCACAGGTTCCGGTAGCCCCTGTGAAGAATGAGAGCAGGTTCACCAACACCTGCCATATTGTATACCCAGCTTCCCTGGCTCTGTACCTGGCCCAGTATGAGCCCCACCGGCTTCATCAGAGAACAGACTTCCCATGCCTCATGGAGCCTGAGCTGCAGCCTGCTCCAGATGTGGGCAAGGGCTACCTTCTACTCCCTGGCTGTTTCTGTCCTCCTCATCCGAGAGTCAAGGTCCCCATCTTGAATAGGTGGGGGCCCTTGATGCCATTTTACCAGTAGAGATGTGAGAATGCCTGTTGTTTCAATGCATGAGGAAATTCCACACCAGCACTCACAGAGAAGGCACCAAAAATAAACCTGGGAAGATGTTCCTTATGGCAAGTGGTATTGTTTCATCATAACCATCAGCATTATCTcagtgcaggagg belongs to Onychomys torridus chromosome 3, mOncTor1.1, whole genome shotgun sequence and includes:
- the Tex37 gene encoding testis-expressed sequence 37 protein → MACMVNPKKNYVDLDIYKSSYMVDYKPFTKHKYSRVTPQEQAKLDAQLRNKEFYRPMPSPNPKLEDGYPAFKRPYMTARDLGVPGFFPPQVPVAPVKNESRFTNTCHIVYPASLALYLAQYEPHRLHQRTDFPCLMEPELQPAPDVGKGYLLLPGCFCPPHPRVKVPILNRWGPLMPFYQ